One Candidatus Methylomirabilota bacterium DNA segment encodes these proteins:
- a CDS encoding MBL fold metallo-hydrolase, producing the protein MSWIDPAFPQTATPSELVGRVLGLNPGWMTGPGTNTYLVGRRDPLLIDTGAGVPEYLPLLERYLAERGWRRPSRILLTHRHHDHLGGVAALRARFPGVRVFKRLHRDPALPEGIEDLRDGQAVEGDGLTLIPVST; encoded by the coding sequence ATGAGCTGGATCGATCCCGCGTTCCCGCAGACAGCGACGCCCAGCGAGCTGGTGGGGCGGGTGCTGGGGCTCAACCCCGGATGGATGACGGGGCCCGGCACCAACACCTACCTCGTCGGCCGTCGCGACCCGCTTCTGATCGACACCGGCGCCGGCGTGCCGGAGTACCTGCCGCTCCTGGAGCGGTATCTCGCCGAGCGCGGCTGGCGCCGGCCGTCACGCATCCTCCTCACGCACCGGCATCACGATCACCTGGGCGGCGTGGCCGCGCTGCGCGCGCGCTTCCCCGGCGTACGTGTCTTCAAGAGGCTCCACCGCGACCCGGCGCTGCCGGAGGGGATCGAGGATCTCCGCGACGGCCAGGCGGTGGAGGGCGACGGCCTGACGCTCATCCCCGTCTCCACG
- a CDS encoding ABC transporter ATP-binding protein — MLTVDALETAYGDSQVLFGVSLAVRPGEVATLLGRNGMGKTTTVRSIMGILRPRAGEIRFEGRPIHGLPPYRVAQAGLGLVPEGRQVFPNLTVRENLVATASNRRGNPDPWTVDRVFALFPLLAARQRALGGSLSGGEQQMLAIGRALMTNPRLLILDEATEGLAPLVRVEIWRCIERLKASGQSILLVDKNVRALTRVADRHYILEKGRIVWTGTSAELAASEGIQHRYLGV; from the coding sequence ATGCTGACCGTCGACGCCCTGGAGACGGCCTACGGCGACAGCCAGGTCCTGTTCGGCGTGAGCCTCGCCGTGCGGCCCGGCGAAGTGGCGACGCTGCTCGGGCGGAACGGCATGGGCAAGACCACGACCGTGCGCTCCATCATGGGCATCCTGCGCCCGCGGGCTGGGGAGATCCGCTTCGAGGGCCGTCCCATTCACGGCCTGCCGCCGTACCGGGTGGCCCAGGCCGGCCTCGGGCTCGTGCCGGAGGGGCGCCAGGTGTTCCCGAACCTCACGGTCCGCGAGAACCTGGTCGCGACGGCGTCCAACCGCCGCGGCAACCCCGATCCCTGGACGGTCGACCGGGTGTTCGCCCTCTTTCCCCTGCTCGCCGCGCGCCAGCGCGCGCTGGGGGGGTCGCTCTCGGGCGGAGAGCAGCAGATGCTCGCCATCGGACGGGCCCTCATGACCAACCCGCGCCTGCTCATCCTCGACGAGGCCACCGAGGGGCTGGCCCCGCTGGTGCGCGTGGAGATCTGGCGCTGCATCGAGCGCCTGAAGGCGAGCGGGCAGTCCATCCTCCTCGTGGACAAGAATGTGCGCGCGCTCACCCGCGTCGCCGACCGGCACTACATTCTCGAGAAGGGGCGTATCGTGTGGACGGGGACGTCGGCCGAGCTGGCGGCCAGCGAGGGCATCCAGCACCGCTATCTCGGTGTTTAG